The [Eubacterium] siraeum genome contains a region encoding:
- a CDS encoding GtrA family protein: MDKIKEIFKMALHPSQWKELFTRYREIIMYVIFGALTTLVSIVTYFIIRCIFPSEESVPTFLKWTYRLNFSGGDSSTVLPNIISWIVSVTFAYITNRIWVFQSKVKGFAKNTLQALSFYAARLFTLFVDLIIMFLLVNLPGIENGLYEFCAKVFSNIVVLVLNYVFSKVFVFRKEKKEN; this comes from the coding sequence TTGGACAAGATAAAGGAAATATTTAAAATGGCTCTGCACCCGTCACAGTGGAAGGAGCTTTTCACAAGATACCGTGAGATAATAATGTATGTTATCTTCGGGGCGCTTACTACGCTTGTGTCGATAGTGACATACTTTATAATCCGCTGTATATTCCCGAGTGAAGAAAGCGTACCTACGTTTTTAAAATGGACGTACAGGCTCAATTTCAGCGGAGGGGATTCTTCAACGGTATTGCCCAACATCATATCATGGATAGTGTCGGTGACATTTGCGTATATCACAAACAGGATATGGGTATTTCAAAGCAAGGTAAAGGGCTTTGCAAAAAACACCCTTCAGGCGCTGTCATTCTATGCGGCAAGGCTGTTCACGCTGTTTGTTGACCTTATAATAATGTTCCTGCTTGTAAATCTTCCGGGCATCGAGAACGGGCTTTATGAGTTCTGTGCGAAGGTATTCTCGAACATTGTCGTGCTGGTACTGAACTATGTTTTCAGCAAGGTGTTTGTGTTCAGGAAAGAGAAGAAAGAAAATTAA